A DNA window from Aspergillus nidulans FGSC A4 chromosome I contains the following coding sequences:
- a CDS encoding uncharacterized protein (transcript_id=CADANIAT00007029), translating to MSNMNVLLLGGHGKVALHLTPLLLARSWNVTSVIRNPAHESEILALAESEKVRGKLSVLVSSLDDVKTSADAAKIISQVDPDYVVWSAGAGGKGGPSRTIAVDEVAAKAFISASYAHPRVKKFLLVSWIGSRRTKPSWFTDADWSHSRNVFDNVLPTYAKAKLEADEFLTAHAAVRDRLSAAGKASRLDAICLRPGLLTDEPATGKVTLGKTKSEGKVSRENVARVADALLAKEGSKGWVDLLDGEEEIGDAVERVVREGVDVVEGEDIDAMVRRFGLDG from the exons ATGTCTAACATGaatgtcctcctcctcggcggcCACGGCAAAGTCGCCCTCCACCTGAcccctctccttctcgcccgcTCCTGGAACGTCACCAGCGTCATCCGCAACCCAGCGCACGAGTCTGAGATCCTCGCGCTCGCAGAGTCTGAAAAGGTCCGCGGGAAGCTTTCCGTCCTGGTTTCCAGCCTAGACGATGTGAAAACCTCCGCCGACGCCGCAAAGATCATCAGTCAGGTTGATCCAGATTATGTCGTTTGGTCTGCTG GAGCCGGCGGCAAAGGCGGCCCTTCACGTACCATTGCCGTTGACGAAGTCGCCGCCAAAGCATTCATCTCCGCTTCCTATGCGCACCCGCGCGTCAAGAAATTCCTCCTCGTCTCGTGGATCGGGTCGCGACGCACAAAACCTTCCTGGTTCACTGACGCAGATTGGAGCCACAGCCGTAACGTATTTGACAATGTCCTTCCCACCTACGCAAAGGCAAAACTCGAAGCAGACGAGTTCTTGACTGCACATGCGGCTGTGCGGGACAGACTAtctgctgctggaaaagCGAGTAGGCTTGACGCGATTTGTCTAAGGCCGGGTCTGTTGACCGATGAGCCGGCGACGGGAAAGGTTACgttggggaagacgaagagcgaGGGGAAGGTCTCAAGGGAGAACGTGGCGAGGGTTGCGGATGCGTTACTGGCGAAGGAGGGGAGTAAGGGCTGGGTTGATTTGCTAGatggtgaggaggagataGGGGACGCGGTTGAGAGGGTTGTGAGAGAAGGGGTTGATGTTGTCGAGGGGGAGGATATCGATGCTATGGTTAGGCGGTTTGGGCTGGACGGTTGA